The Rhinolophus sinicus isolate RSC01 linkage group LG15, ASM3656204v1, whole genome shotgun sequence region GCTTTCTTTCTGATCTATCATGGCTTCTGCTTCTTCGTCGATCTCTActtcttaataatttaaaacaaattaaaagcaaCTTTAGCTGATAATTACAATGAGAAGAAACTTTGAAGAATTATAGACCATTGAATAAATATCAAGATTAAGCAAAACTTACCCTTAAAAGGCAAATGAATATTAATCTACTACTAAGACATATTTACATTACAAATCTTAAGAactaaaaattactgaaaatcttTCTAACTTGTAACCTCACCCAAAATAacttataatttaaatgttttcttaggGTCAATGAGAAGAGAAGCACATAGAGACCATCTAATACACTACCTTCCTAATAAGATTGCATCAAACCTCCTTAGACTGGTACTAGGAAATAGTCAAGAAGTTGCCTTGAAGATGCACAAGTTCACGGATTCAACTCTTACAATGCATCTCAGTGCTTAACAATACTTAAGAGCTTCTTAAGTCCCAAGGAGTAACCCAGTGATTCCTGCTGTTTGCTGCACACTCGCGTGTGCCGGGCACTGTTTCAGGCGCTCCACATAcctgcttctccttctctctctgcttcgTGATCTTTTGTGGTCCCGAGACCTGCTGCACCTTCGGTCAGAGGTTCGGCTTGAATGCCGACTTCGCGAAcgacttctttttcttctctccctgtcacgagccctttctttttctctttcttcctcttctcttcgtcttttcctttctctttcttctctttctctctcccgttctttctctctttcttctcgtTCTTGCTTCTCCTTTTTTAAACGTTCATCACGATCAGgttcttcagttctttttcttaacttttcctAAGGAAATCAAGTGCAATTTTTATAGAACAATGACCTGTAAAAACACTTTCAAACAATGGTTAACTAATGTGAAGCATTTATAGACCAACGTAGGAAATGTGATGCCCTAAAAGGGAAATTCCCACATCATGTATGTAACACAAGGTATCATTAACTAAATCCTCAGGAATATCCTTTCTCTGAATTCCTGGCACTAAACAGTGAAGAAGATAGAGTACTTTGCTAATCTAATGACTAGCAAACTTTTACAAGGGTTGTATCACTGCGTCAAATAACACCACTGTCAATAAGAGGTTTATATCTATGTAATCAATTTTTAGCCATACTATATTATTAGCTATAGCTGAAATGCATGTTTAGAACAAAACTTACTTTTAATTCTTCTACAGTAGCTTTAATTTTGGCATATCCCATGTGCTGTTTTCCCATCAAATGATCATCTACCCGGGACTGGGCATCTCCTACTATCAAAAAAGCTCCACACACTTCACaaacttccatttgtttttcttgggcAGCAAAACTTTCAATTGTCTAAAATGATAAATCAGTTATTATTAGTGTAtttgaggaagagagaaacaaaacccaaaaaagtaCTTATCATTTAGACTAGAGTTCCAATTTTGTGAGTTGCTACTCTCCATTgtctacccccaccccagtcatTAATATCAAGCAGCCTTTAGAAAGGGAAAGCATGGATGGCAACAGCACCCAACTTTCCCTATCATCCCGGAAGTGCTGAGACCCCCATGGCTCAACTGTAACCACCGAATTCCCCACACCACCTTGGGAAAGTTACACTACCTTTCAGAAAATTACCTATTTCAGTCTGAATTCATTTCTTGCAAAGGCTAAGGTGTCACCtccatattaaaaatgtttttcaaagtcaTTAAGGAATTGAACTCAATGAGCATAATCTGAACATCTATTCAATATTTGGGAACCAATGATCAATTATATTCTACCAtcaatatccaaaacatacatattttctaattaaaagttttaaaaagtcgacaatatttttaagagtataCCAATTTTGAACTAAGGTAAATATGTACTgagtaacaagagaaaataaagcccAGGCCCAAATGAATACTTATGATCTAAGACACCAGTTGGCAAGCCAGCAGCTAGAAGCctatttttgtagttttattggatatacagccacacccatttgtttatgtattgtctaaaGCAGTTTTCATAATATAAAGACAGAGCTCAGTAGCTGCAACAGTATAGCCTACAGCTACCATATTTACTACGCGTACTTTAATGAAGTTGCTACTCACCGAAGTTGTGGACCTAAgtaattctctctcttcttttaacTGTTCAACTAATTTCATCATTCCCTGGGCTTCTTCTACTTTTCCTTCAGATCCTAGTTCTTCAATCtaagggagatttaaaaaaaaaaaaaaaaaagaaaaagaaaagcactgaAGACTCCTTTCTAACCAAActatccaaatatttttcttttcttccccaagCGTCATTCACATTTAGTGGTTGTTTAGGGTCTTTTTACTTGGTTTTGTTTACTGAAGCCTCGTGTTTAATTTACCCTTTTGTCTTTTTACAGCATTAATGAAATGTACCTGACATGCAACAAGCTGCATTATTTTTAAGGTACACAACTTGGTAAGTTTTGACACCCATGAAATCAATACCATCATCTACATAATGAAAATACTCATCACCCCCAAGTTCCCTTGTGCCTCTATAGTACCTACTCCccaagcaaccactgatctactttctTTCACTATAGcttttttgcattttctagaattttatgtaaatggacccatgtattttttttggggggtggggttggctTCTCAGTCCGCCTAATCATCCATACTGTTACATgcacttaattcctttttattactgaataattcCATTGTGTGAAAATATCAcaattgtttatccattcacttgttgataGACAtgagttttttgctttttttttttttccggatttttgcctattatgaataaCAAGGCTGCCATACACAGCGGCGCACAACTCTTTATggaaacatgttttcatttctcttcagtaaaTATCTAGGAGACTGGCTCATGGTGTGTCTGTTAACttaagaaacagataaaaagtCTTGTCCAAAGttgttgtaccattttacactccagGAGCAGTATATGATCGTTCTAGTTTGCCCACATCTTCACTAACACTTGATATGGTCAATCTTTGTAATTTTAGCCATCCTAATACATATTCAATAAAAAacccattgtggttttaatttatatttccctaatgactaagaacctttatatttatttatttatttgccatccttatatcttctttggttaagtggtttattccaaatattttctgacaCTAATGCACACAGTTTTACCTGTTGCAGGAGTACATCAATTTTATCTGTTAGAACctgaattttttcttcatttttgcctGTTGGGCCAGCTGCCtattaaagacaataaaatgtattattaaaaagtaaaaaaaaaagggtaaatatTCAAACTCTCACATACCACacacatttgtgttttataatcaAAAAATATTGAATCACAAGGATAGTAACTTAATTATCTTCAATTTGTTAGCCAATTATATATTATCAGTTActaatattcaagaaaaaaatcttatgttAGTAAAATCAGTAGTACATTTActaataaagactgaaaaaataagtGCCTTTTAAGTTTCATGTCATTCTAAAAGAACACAAAGTAATAAATGAACTGGAACACAAGTTTCAATACTAGGGAGGTCTCTGGGTCTCCAGAGAACAAGGACACTTTACAAAGACTGCAAATGAATTTCACACTCACCCCAGACGACTGCTGGTTTTGAGATAATGCCAAACGAGCATGGCCTCGTCTAATTCTACGTTCTACTTCTGCAAGTAAGCTCTGCAGATATCGCAAAAAATCTCTCTCATAGCCAACTTTCATAAAACGAGAACTTTTCTCATacctgataaaaatgaaaataaacaagcGTTACACTTTTCCCACATCTTTATTACGACTCATATTCTATTTTCCCCCCACATATTCTACCTTAACTAGTCTCGTGGACTACTGCATTTAGGCTGAAGAGTAAACCAGGTGTTTAAGAAGTGAATTTCTAGCTTTCCTTCATCCTGGAAAAGGGAAGGCTGTATTTAGCTTCCTTCATCCTGGTAAAGGGATGGCAGTATTTAGCTTACTTCATCCTGGTAAAGGGAAGGCAGTATTTAGCTTCCTTCATCCTGGTAAAGGGAAGGCAGTATTTAGCTTCCTTCATCCTGGTAAAGGGAAGGCAGTATTTAGCTGCCATTATGGTTGGTAAGAGCATGGATTTTACAATCAGGCAAATCTAGGTGCTTCAACACCAACAATACAACTACATTGGATCTGTGACCCCAGACAagcctcatttataaaatcaagGCTATTAAAAAGCAActgtgatgtttaaaaaaaaagcttaggcTTTATGCTTGGCATTTAGTTATGTACTTATGTGGTGGCTAATATCATTAATGAAGCTACATGACTGTCTACCACCCCCAGCTAGTGAATAGGACCTCACTCAGACATTCATTTTACATTCATTCCAATTATTTCTTCAATCTTTGTCCCCTTTAAACTAAATAATGATGGGTGTTGGGAGAAAATGACCCCCCAAAAAGGGTAACTTACTGTTTTCGTAGATTTTCATCATGAATTTTTTCACATGGacctgaagagaaagaaatatgaatgCATCAAGTATTGGTGATGTTAACAACTTTTTCTCTTGCCAAaacaaagttttcttaaaaaaaaaggaaaaaaggtccATTTTATCATTGAGTAGTCTGTAGACGCCTAAATTGAGCCTACTGAATCATGAAGCAACACGCCCAAGTAAGCATAAAAACTGTTCTCCTCAGTCTTCAGGATCAGTTTAATGGAGAGCAACTATAAGGtaggaaaagaagagggaaaaggaggaaagagaaaattgttCCTTACTGCCACCCAAGAAAAAAAACTGTGAGGAGGGTGGACATGTCTGAATCACGACCGACATCTTACTAATTTTGAGTATTTGCACATCAAGTCAGACAATACAAGACTAGCACCGTGGTCCCACCCCTTCCCGCCACCAAAAGGCAACCAATTTTAACCCTTTTAGCTATTTCTTCCGGGATTTACCTCTGTATTCCTAAATTCTATgcttattttactttctcttcatttatCTTAGTCTTCAAAATTTTAGGTTAAGTAAGTATTCAGTGTTTCTATTTTGTCTATGCAAGTACTATTAACTGCTGAGCCAAATAAAAGGTGCATTACGATGACACTTCTGACACACTCTACTTTGTTTTGtcagaattctttcattttaacttcTATTTCTAAATTGTTCCAAAACACTTTTAACTCAACTACAGAAACTATCGCAACACTAATATCCCTCAACATTCAGAAGATATCAGAAAATCAGCTTCACTTTCTTCTGTGAGCTTCTTGACCTGCTTCAATCTGGGCTGCTTACTTTCTAAGCTCACTAACAGTGTTGTCATCCTGAGAAATTCCTTTTCTGGTCTGTATTGGATGCAGTTTACTGGATctcttgtttttcctccttcttggTTTATGCCCCTGTGTTGGTAGTTTCCACAGAAAAGGTTCATAGGAGATAAATTTGTTGAGACCTTGCGTatctgaaaaatatcttttcacCCTCACACTTTCCTTTTGGCTATGTAGCTAAcctggataaaaatatttttcagaatccTCAGGGTGTCTCTCCAATGTCTTCAAGCTTCCAGTTTGTTACTGGCAAATCTGAGGCCATTCCGATTCACAGTCCTgtgtgccccacccccagtgttctgaaatttcacaaccCTGCGCCTTGCTATGGATCTTTTTTCACTCACTGCTGTGTATTCAAACACATTCAACCTAGAGACTAACGTCCTTCATTCAGCACTgcaaattttttaatttcctcccttctgttttctctatCTAGACCCTTATTCAGCTATTAGAATACTAGACTGATATTTCAATCTTTTCTATCCGATTACCCAACATTCACAAACCTTTCCACTGATTTTTATTGCAGATTTCTCCAGTTCTAATTTCCAAGGGCTCTTTTGGTTTTTCAAAAGTTCCCTTTTTATATAGCATCCTAGTCTTCCTAATATCTTCTTGTATTTCTCTGAGGATACTAccgtgattccccgaaaataagacccaactggaccatcagctctaatgcgtcttttggagcaaaaattaatataagacccagtcttattttaatataagactgtgtataatataataccgggtctaatactaagttttgctccaaaagacacattagagctgatggtccggctaggtcttattttcggagaaacacggtaaatTTAGttaaaacttttccatttttttctcctgctgtcCGCATTATCTCTAACTCcactaaattctttttttctgttggctTTGGTTAAACTTTCGTGTTGAAggttttcttcatatgtctgACTGGTGTTCCTTGACTGGCAAAACACTTCCAAAATCTGACTGCAAGCTGGTATGCACAGGCAGGTTTTGTCAACTAATACGGGCTTTACCATTGCAAAATCAGGCAGCAAAGGCTTTCTTTTAGGAGACTCCCCAAGGGTCAGTACCTGTAGATCACTTCTCTGGAACTGTTCACTTTCTCTAAAGAATCCTCTTCTCTTCTGCCTGGGGAAAAACATCTGGCTGTATCCTTCTAGGAACAGGGCAGAGGAGGGAATGGGAAAACCCCACTATTAAGAATATAGATTTGTTTAATCTCTTACAATCTCATTTTTACTCTCTACTGCCCTGTGCTGTGTCTGGAATCCCAATATCTAGACTCATCCTAATGTGTTGTTAATGCTCTAGGGCAAGCATTGTGCTTAATTAACTTCTCTTTTATGTACCATTCTTGGAGAGAAGAAGATAGTCActcaattatgtatttttttttttacattttctagttcaGTTGAACTAGTCTCTTTAGTCCAATTTCTCCAGAAAATAACCACCTAGTCTCTTGGGGTGTATGGATGGGAGAAGCAGAATCACCAGATGCATAGGTTTTAAGAGCCTGACACCCACACTAGTGGTTCTTAACGGGTAGCAATTATGCcccccagggacatttggcaatgcctgcagacatttttggttgtcacaattttggggggagaggagggctgACATATAGTGGGTAGAGGGcagggacgctgctaaacatcctacaatgcacaggacagccccccaaaAATAACAGAATCTACCAGCTCAAAATGTCAAATGTCAAGGTTGGGAAACCCTAAACTAGACTAATACGTCATTTTCGGTCCCATGACTCAACTCTGCCTTCTACGATACCTGGTGCCTCCAAATCCTGAGCCTGCCCAGGGCTCCGCTGACCAATCACTTGTTCTGTGTAATATCCCCTTTTGCAGGCTTTCAGGGTACAGGTTTCTCTACTCTGTTGACTTTGCTGCTACTCTTCCATCCACTTGTTatcttccaaaattttgttgaCATTCTAATGTTATCTCTTCTTCTGTTTACacttttgttttacaattttcattttagtgGAGGGATTTCAGGAAGGAGTGGAAATATATATGTGTCATTTAACTAGACTGAcatttattaacacatttaaaaatctaagcCAGGAAAGAAATTACTTTATCAATAAACTTTTAAGAGAAAACTTTTCAGAATTATAAAGTACCAGTTCTTTTTTAAGTCACAAGTTTGGTAAGAGTTACACAGAAAATTCACTTACCAAGATCAGAACGAGTGTTGGTGAACAATTCCGCAGGACAAAAACCACAGAGATAATATTTACAAACctattgaagaaaaacaaaggtacttaattttttttaaattgttcagttTTAAAACTATATTGGAAAAGGATACCAAA contains the following coding sequences:
- the LUC7L3 gene encoding luc7-like protein 3 isoform X8, which encodes MISAAQLLDELMGRDRNLAPDEKRSNVRWDHESVCKYYLCGFCPAELFTNTRSDLGYSQMFFPRQKRRGFFRESEQFQRSDLQVHVKKFMMKIYENR
- the LUC7L3 gene encoding luc7-like protein 3 isoform X4, with protein sequence MISAAQLLDELMGRDRNLAPDEKRSNVRWDHESVCKYYLCGFCPAELFTNTRSDLGPCEKIHDENLRKQYEKSSRFMKVGYERDFLRYLQSLLAEVERRIRRGHARLALSQNQQSSGAAGPTGKNEEKIQVLTDKIDVLLQQIEELGSEGKVEEAQGMMKLVEQLKEERELLRSTTSTIESFAAQEKQMEVCEVCGAFLIVGDAQSRVDDHLMGKQHMGYAKIKATVEELKEKLRKRTEEPDRDERLKKEKQEREEREKEREREREERERKRRREEEEREKERARDRERRKRSRSRSRHSSRTSDRRCSRSRDHKRSRSRERRRSRSRDRRRSRSHDRSERKHRSRSRDRRRSKSRDRKSYKHRSKSRDREQDRKSKEKVQRKYAQMKMELSRVRRHTSSEGKDSVVLQNILRTTVRRFLEEK
- the LUC7L3 gene encoding luc7-like protein 3 isoform X2, with translation MISAAQLLDELMGRDRNLAPDEKRSNVRWDHESVCKYYLCGFCPAELFTNTRSDLGPCEKIHDENLRKQYEKSSRFMKVGYERDFLRYLQSLLAEVERRIRRGHARLALSQNQQSSGAAGPTGKNEEKIQVLTDKIDVLLQQIEELGSEGKVEEAQGMMKLVEQLKEERELLRSTTSTIESFAAQEKQMEVCEVCGAFLIVGDAQSRVDDHLMGKQHMGYAKIKATVEELKEKLRKRTEEPDRDERLKKEKQEREEREKEREREREERERKRRREEEEREKERARDRERRKRSRSRSRHSSRTSDRRCSRSRDHKRSRSRERRRSRSRDRRRSRSHDRSERKHRSRSRDRRRSKSRDRKSYKHRSKSRDREQDRKSKEKVQRKYAQMKMELSRVRRHTSSEGKDSVVLQNILRYIVLSQLFCSRLVPISVPLWKLLPTFVI
- the LUC7L3 gene encoding luc7-like protein 3 isoform X7; amino-acid sequence: MISAAQLLDELMGRDRNLAPDEKRSNVRWDHESVCKYYLCGFCPAELFTNTRSDLEGYSQMFFPRQKRRGFFRESEQFQRSDLQVHVKKFMMKIYENR
- the LUC7L3 gene encoding luc7-like protein 3 isoform X3 — protein: MISAAQLLDELMGRDRNLAPDEKRSNVRWDHESVCKYYLCGFCPAELFTNTRSDLGPCEKIHDENLRKQYEKSSRFMKVGYERDFLRYLQSLLAEVERRIRRGHARLALSQNQQSSGAAGPTGKNEEKIQVLTDKIDVLLQQIEELGSEGKVEEAQGMMKLVEQLKEERELLRSTTSTIESFAAQEKQMEVCEVCGAFLIVGDAQSRVDDHLMGKQHMGYAKIKATVEELKEKLRKRTEEPDRDERLKKEKQEREEREKEREREREERERKRRREEEEREKERARDRERRKRSRSRSRHSSRTSDRRCSRSRDHKRSRSRERRRSRSRDRRRSRSHDRSERKHRSRSRDRRRSKSRDRKSYKHRSKSRDREQDRKSKEKEKRGSDDKKSSVKSSSREKQSEDTNTESKESDTKNEVNGTSEDIKSEGDTQSN
- the LUC7L3 gene encoding luc7-like protein 3 isoform X1 — translated: MISAAQLLDELMGRDRNLAPDEKRSNVRWDHESVCKYYLCGFCPAELFTNTRSDLGPCEKIHDENLRKQYEKSSRFMKVGYERDFLRYLQSLLAEVERRIRRGHARLALSQNQQSSGAAGPTGKNEEKIQVLTDKIDVLLQQIEELGSEGKVEEAQGMMKLVEQLKEERELLRSTTSTIESFAAQEKQMEVCEVCGAFLIVGDAQSRVDDHLMGKQHMGYAKIKATVEELKEKLRKRTEEPDRDERLKKEKQEREEREKEREREREERERKRRREEEEREKERARDRERRKRSRSRSRHSSRTSDRRCSRSRDHKRSRSRERRRSRSRDRRRSRSHDRSERKHRSRSRDRRRSKSRDRKSYKHRSKSRDREQDRKSKEKEKRGSDDKKSSVKSSSREKQSEDTNTESKESDTKNEVNGTSEDIKSEVQRKYAQMKMELSRVRRHTSSEGKDSVVLQNILRTTVRRFLEEK
- the LUC7L3 gene encoding luc7-like protein 3 isoform X6; translated protein: MISAAQLLDELMGRDRNLAPDEKRSNVRWDHESVCKYYLCGFCPAELFTNTRSDLGPCEKIHDENLRKQYEKSSRFMKVGYERDFLRYLQSLLAEVERRIRRGHARLALSQNQQSSGAAGPTGKNEEKIQVLTDKIDVLLQQIEELGSEGKVEEAQGMMKLVEQLKEERELLRSTTSTIESFAAQEKQMEVCEVCGAFLIVGDAQSRVDDHLMGKQHMGYAKIKATVEELKEKLRKRTEEPDRDERLKKEKQEREEREKEREREREERERKRRREEEEREKERARDRERRKRSRSRSRHSSRTSDRRCSRSRDHKRSRSRERRRSRSRDRRRSRSHDRSERKHRSRSRDRRRSKSRDRKSYKHRSKSRDREQDRKSKEKGQKIRLLD
- the LUC7L3 gene encoding luc7-like protein 3 isoform X5, producing MKVGYERDFLRYLQSLLAEVERRIRRGHARLALSQNQQSSGAAGPTGKNEEKIQVLTDKIDVLLQQIEELGSEGKVEEAQGMMKLVEQLKEERELLRSTTSTIESFAAQEKQMEVCEVCGAFLIVGDAQSRVDDHLMGKQHMGYAKIKATVEELKEKLRKRTEEPDRDERLKKEKQEREEREKEREREREERERKRRREEEEREKERARDRERRKRSRSRSRHSSRTSDRRCSRSRDHKRSRSRERRRSRSRDRRRSRSHDRSERKHRSRSRDRRRSKSRDRKSYKHRSKSRDREQDRKSKEKEKRGSDDKKSSVKSSSREKQSEDTNTESKESDTKNEVNGTSEDIKSEVQRKYAQMKMELSRVRRHTSSEGKDSVVLQNILRYIVLSQLFCSRLVPISVPLWKLLPTFVI